A region of the Candidatus Palauibacter soopunensis genome:
GAACCGCGGCAGGAGCGTTCCGATTTCTCCGAGTTCTCCAACCGGTCCGTCGCGGGTGAGGACGATCTCCCCTTCTGAGGCGTCCGGCGTCGCGACCGCCGGACCTCGCCACGGCATGGATCCCTCGATGCCGGAGACGATATCGCGTTCTCCCGCCGACGCGCTCGTCGCGGTTGGACTCAGCCACCGGACGGCCCCCATCGACGTTCGGGAGCGTTTCGCGCTCGGTGAGCGGCGACGAGCCGAGTGGGTCGAGAATCTGACGGCCAGACCGGGCGTCTCGGAGTGCGTCGTGCTTTCCACGTGCAACCGGACGGAATGCTATCTGGCGGGGAGCGACGCAGAGACACTCGACCGGCTCGGTCGCGAGGCGCTGTGCAGGGTTTCGGGTCTGGGGGCCGCGGGAGATTCGTACCTGGCCACGCTCGAAGGAGCGAGCGCCGTCCGGCACCTGTTCCGCGTCACCGGCGGACTGGAATCGCTCATCGTCGGCGAACCGCAGATTCAGGGCCAGGTCCGCGGAGCCTATCGGGATGGGCGTCCCATGGTGGGGCCCGTGCTGCATCGGTTGTTCCAGTCGGCCCTCGAGGTCGGCGGGCGTGTGAGGGCCGATACGTCGATCGCGAGTGGCGTCACGTCGATCCCCGGCGCGGCCGTCGGTCTCGCCCGGAAAGTGTTCGGCTCACTCGATGACCGTAGCGTGCTCGTGCTCGGGACCGGCGACATGGGAAGACTCACGGTGCAGTGCCTGAAACGGGAAGGGGCAAGGCGGGTGTTCCTCGCGAGCCGCGACCCGGCCCGGGCGGAGCGTGTGAGCCGGCCGCTCGATGCGTTCCCGATGCGACGGAGCACGGCGCTCGAGGCGCTGGGTCGCGTGGACCTCGTCGTCACCTGCACGGAGTCGGAGGCGGCCTTCCTACGCGCGGGGCACGTCCGGGGCTCGAGGACGGGGCGCGCGCCGCTCGTGATCCTCGACATCGCCGTGCCCCGCAACGTCGATCCGCGAGTGGCCGAGATCCCCGATGTGTTCCTGTACAACATCGACGACCTGCGGCACGTCGTGGACCGGGCCCGGGCGGCGCGCGAGTACGAGCGCGAGCGCGCGGAGGCGATCATCGAGCGGCACGTCGCGAAATACCGGGCGTGGCGTCGAAGTCGTCGCGCGGACCCCGCCGTGCGGGCGCTCAGGAACACCGCTCGCCGGCTGGTAGCCGATGCCGTCGCCGCCCACGGCCCGGATCCCGACGACACCGACGAAGCTCTGCGGCTGGCGAGTCAGGCGGCGCTCAACAAGGTTCTGCACGGGCCGACCCGCGCCATCCGGTGGCTCGCCGAACGGTCTGACGGCGAGGCGTGTCTTCGTCGGATGGAGCCATGGTTGGTTGGGGAAGTGAGGAGGGAGCGGATGAGCCCGAAAAAGGTGGAGGGGAGGCGCACGTGATGGCGGGCATCGGGATCGGGGTCGGAGGGGGACTGGAGATCGTGCAGGATCTTTCCGCGCGCGTCATCGACTCCCCCATCGACATGATCCTGGGCGCGACCCTCCCCACGAAGATCATCCTCACCGTGCTCGCCGCCTTCTCGCTCGTGTCCTGGGTCCTCATCATCTGGAAGTTCCGCGAGTTGCGCGCCGTGAACGCGCGGGCGGATGACTTCGTGTTCGCGATGGCCGGGGCCAACGGCCTCGTGGACCTCAACGACGCGCTGGCGGAACTCGACGATTCCGCCTTCAGACGGGTGTTCCGGGAGGGGATCGCCTTCTTCTCCGAACTCCGTCCGGGCGCGCTCGAGACCACGCACGTCGGGGACGGGTTGAGCCCTACGCAGCTCGAAGCGCTGTGGCTGGTGCTCGAGAAGAGCCTTTCGGAGGAGAAGGATGAACTCGCGCACGGGCTGCCCTGGCTCGCGATCATCGGTTCCGTGAGCCCTCTCCTCGGCCTCATGGGGACCGTCGTGGGCGTGATGAACTCTTTCATCGGGATCACATCGCAGGGGTCCGCCAACATCGCGGCGGTCGCGCCCGGCATCGCGGAGGCGCTTACGACCACGGTCGCGGGGCTGGCCGTCGCGATTCCCGCGGTCATCGCGTACAACCACTATGCTTCCCGCCTGCGTCTCTTCGTGGGAGAACTGGAAGGAT
Encoded here:
- the hemA gene encoding glutamyl-tRNA reductase, translating into MPETISRSPADALVAVGLSHRTAPIDVRERFALGERRRAEWVENLTARPGVSECVVLSTCNRTECYLAGSDAETLDRLGREALCRVSGLGAAGDSYLATLEGASAVRHLFRVTGGLESLIVGEPQIQGQVRGAYRDGRPMVGPVLHRLFQSALEVGGRVRADTSIASGVTSIPGAAVGLARKVFGSLDDRSVLVLGTGDMGRLTVQCLKREGARRVFLASRDPARAERVSRPLDAFPMRRSTALEALGRVDLVVTCTESEAAFLRAGHVRGSRTGRAPLVILDIAVPRNVDPRVAEIPDVFLYNIDDLRHVVDRARAAREYERERAEAIIERHVAKYRAWRRSRRADPAVRALRNTARRLVADAVAAHGPDPDDTDEALRLASQAALNKVLHGPTRAIRWLAERSDGEACLRRMEPWLVGEVRRERMSPKKVEGRRT
- a CDS encoding MotA/TolQ/ExbB proton channel family protein, with translation MAGIGIGVGGGLEIVQDLSARVIDSPIDMILGATLPTKIILTVLAAFSLVSWVLIIWKFRELRAVNARADDFVFAMAGANGLVDLNDALAELDDSAFRRVFREGIAFFSELRPGALETTHVGDGLSPTQLEALWLVLEKSLSEEKDELAHGLPWLAIIGSVSPLLGLMGTVVGVMNSFIGITSQGSANIAAVAPGIAEALTTTVAGLAVAIPAVIAYNHYASRLRLFVGELEGFASEFVGTLAREGRL